In Rutidosis leptorrhynchoides isolate AG116_Rl617_1_P2 chromosome 2, CSIRO_AGI_Rlap_v1, whole genome shotgun sequence, one genomic interval encodes:
- the LOC139887721 gene encoding uncharacterized protein encodes MAATSSEPKFSFKLVVHKEKNKVIYAEVNNHFVDTLFSIMTLPMATIVRLLRKRSSEKLKAIGSLNNVYDSLVNLSKNCLSSEENKWIMLNPRSSSYEVCKKLQINIDDTTPMKYFICQDMGCSRRSGARYSTCNLAKCYCGLQMDREVKYEELDDNARDDCDGGVFVSDVTKFIVTDDLRVMPNTLGCSFQLLRDQGITEVNDLGNRTMDMGHDQILDLLQGAVLFKYPLSYMVFPENMVNTTKVTSDFKHVTSNEADTGSKKLTLKVTLQKSTSKLLYAEADSDFVEFVFGFLEIPLGTLIGNLMNCSSPFESLNNLYSSVSNSSIDEYLKSSNAKNMVVKPELEQKYISVNQLFPISVITASKCYCHSYLKDGAYNASVARYPNREGHKDEMFCTLSLKDPRVDGRYLKTSAKFMLTDDLVITSVASTSPFDILCNLKVPLTDVEEHTVNITIEDALNILDASLKSSLALTDSIVKKITETKK; translated from the exons ATGGCTGCTACTAGTTCCGAACCTAAGTTTTCGTTCAAACTTGTGGTGCACAAAGAAAAAAATAAAGTGATTTACGCTGAAGTTAATAATCATTTTGTTGACACCCTTTTCAGCATCATGACATTACCAATGGCTACAATCGTTAGGCTTTTGCGAAAACGCTCTAGTGAAAAGCTTAAGGCGATTGGAAGCTTAAATAATGTGTACGATAGTTTAGTTAACCTGTCCAAAAATTGCTTATCGTCTGAAGAAAATAAGTGGATCATGCTTAATCCCAGAAGTTCATCATATGAAGTTTGCAAAAAGCTTCAGATTAATATAGACGACACAACGCCTATGAAATATTTTATTTGTCAAGATATGGGTTGCAGTCGACGTTCGGGTGCACGCTATAGCACTTGTAACTTAGCTAAATGTTACTGCGGTTTGCAGATGGATCGGGAAGTTAAGTACGAGGAGTTAGATGATAATGCTAGAGATGATTGTGACGGTGGTGTGTTTGTTTCGGACGTGACAAAATTTATCGTCACTGACGATCTTCGTGTGATGCCTAATACTTTAGGCTGTAGCTTTCAGTTACTCCGCGATCAAGGAATCACTGAGGTTAATGATTTAGGGAACAGAACCATGGATATGGGTCATGATCAG ATTCTTGATCTGCTACAAGGGGCAGTATTATTCAAGTATCCATTAAGTTACATGGTTTTTCCTGAAAACATGGTTAACACTACAAAAGTAACTTCTGATTTTAAGCATGTGACCAGTAATGAAGCAGACACAGGTTCAAAGAAATTGACTTTGAAAGTAACTCTGCAAAAGTCAACTTCCAAGCTCTTGTACGCAGAAGCGGACTCTGATTTTGTGGAATTTGTTTTCGGGTTCCTTGAAATCCCTTTAGGAACTCTGATCGGTAACTTAATGAACTGTTCGAGCCCTTTTGAAAGTTTAAACAACTTGTATTCAAGTGTTTCTAATTCGAGTATTGATGAGTACTTGAAGTCTAGTAATGCAAAGAATATGGTTGTTAAGCCTGAGTTGGAACAAAAATATATATCAGTAAACCAATTGTTTCCAATATCTGTTATAACCGCTTCTAAGTGTTACTGCCATAGTTATCTAAAAGATGGAGCTTACAATGCATCTGTGGCTCGATATCCGAACCGTGAAGGTCATAAAGATGAAATGTTTTGCACTTTGAGTCTTAAAGATCCTAGAGTTGATGGGCGGTATTTGAAAACGTCTGCTAAGTTTATGTTGACAGATGATCTCGTTATCACGTCAGTAGCATCAACTTCACCATTTGATATACTGTGTAACTTGAAGGTGCCTTTGACTGATGTTGAGGAACATACTGTGAACATTACCATTGAAGAC GCTTTGAATATTTTGGACGCATCTCTGAAAAGTTCGCTGGCTTTGACGGATTCTATAGTTAAAAAGATAACTGAGACCAAGAAGTAA
- the LOC139890643 gene encoding uncharacterized protein isoform X2 → MAAATTGNQTKISIKVMVHKKDNRVLFAEADSSFIDILFSFMTLPLGLLVKIFEKYQDDKFEAIRGLKNLYKSVVDLPDRYMVTEESKSMIINPISLLSDLHQKLEITLDEIKPTSYFICQNWDYTTHYPYFTTCNLTRCTYSSCGKLMNQEIELDPTSKKSVECLDGSVFVSDVATFLVSDDLRVTPNTSGSTFQFLSDLGATDASQLEERTFDIGQEQVLALLQGALLFKYPLTYMVFSNKHPIRDLANPKQETSGQHLTKDIAAISKTMTIKVNLQKSSSKFLFAEVEDDFADFVFGFLMIPLGTAIGKLMNCNSSRQGLDNLYESISKMNEGYIKSQQLKNMLIQPQLAWNYISKNQIFPVCSYSRSSEMEVLTGSSIYCHSYSLQNNRGLNLTYDKTPRGRGCINETFRELILEDPRVQKGFLKGPAKFMLTDDFVLTPLSSFSTIALLNKMKVPLNDVVEHELSIGIEEGSKILQESLKPSGSLSDALLKERIQAH, encoded by the exons ATGGCTGCTGCTACCACTGGGAACCAAACTAAAATCTCAATAAAAGTAATGGTGCACAAAAAGGATAACAGGGTGCTATTTGCTGAAGCTGATAGCAGTTTTATTGACATTCTTTTCAGCTTCATGACATTGCCCCTGGGTCTACTtgttaaaatatttgaaaaatatcaaGATGATAAATTTGAGGCTATTAGGGGCTTGAAAAACTTGTACAAGAGTGTAGTGGATCTTCCCGATCGTTACATGGTGACTGAAGAAAGTAAGTCTATGATCATTAATCCCATAAGTTTGTTGTCTGATCTCCATCAGAAGCTTGAGATCACTTTAGACGAGATAAAGCCCACTAGTTACTTCATTTGTCAAAATTGGGATTACACTACGCACTATCCGTATTTTACCACTTGTAACCTTACTAGATGCACTTACTCTTCCTGTGGGAAGCTGATGAATCAGGAAATAGAATTAGATCCGACTTCTAAGAAAAGTGTTGAGTGCCTCGATGGTAGTGTGTTTGTTTCTGATGTGGCGACTTTTTTAGTCTCGGATGATCTTCGTGTGACGCCAAATACTTCGGGCTCTACTTTTCAGTTTCTTTCTGATCTTGGGGCCACTGATGCTAGCCAATTAGAGGAGAGGACCTTTGATATTGGTCAAGAACAG GTTCTTGCTCTTTTACAAGGGGCTCTATTGTTCAAGTATCCGTTGACATATATGGTATTTTCTAACAAGCATCCTATCCGAGATTTAGCTAATCCGAAACAAGAAACTTCAGGACAGCATCTAACTAAAGACATAGCTGCAATTTCAAAAACAATGACTATAAAAGTTAACTTGCAGAAGTCATCCTCCAAATTTTTGTTTGCTGAGGTGGAGGATGATTTTGCAGACTTCGTATTTGGTTTCCTAATGATACCTTTAGGAACTGCAATTGGCAAATTGATGAATTGTAATAGCTCACGTCAAGGTTTGGACAACTTGTATGAAAGTATTTCTAAAATGAATGAAGGATACATAAAGtcacaacaactcaagaacatgcTTATTCAACCTCAATTGGCATGGAATTATATTTCAAAAAACCAGATCTTTCCTGTTTGTTCTTATTCTCGCTCATCTGAAATGGAAGTTTTGACAGGTTCTTCAATATATTGCCACAGTTATTCACTTCAAAATAATCGTGGTCTAAATTTGACGTATGATAAAACTCCTCGTGGTCGTGGTTGTATAAATGAAACCTTTCGCGAATTAATACTTGAAGATCCAAGGGTTCAAAAGGGATTTTTGAAGGGGCCTGCAAAGTTTATGTTGACAGATGATTTTGTTTTAACCCCATTGTCTTCTTTTTCTACAATTGCATTGCTTAATAAGATGAAAGTACCTTTGAACGATGTTGTAGAACATGAATTAAGCATAGGCATTGAGGAG GGTTCGAAAATTTTGCAAGAATCTTTGAAACCTTCCGGATCTTTGTCAGACGCTCTGCTCAAGGAAAGAATCC AAGCTCACTGA
- the LOC139890643 gene encoding uncharacterized protein isoform X1, which translates to MAAATTGNQTKISIKVMVHKKDNRVLFAEADSSFIDILFSFMTLPLGLLVKIFEKYQDDKFEAIRGLKNLYKSVVDLPDRYMVTEESKSMIINPISLLSDLHQKLEITLDEIKPTSYFICQNWDYTTHYPYFTTCNLTRCTYSSCGKLMNQEIELDPTSKKSVECLDGSVFVSDVATFLVSDDLRVTPNTSGSTFQFLSDLGATDASQLEERTFDIGQEQVLALLQGALLFKYPLTYMVFSNKHPIRDLANPKQETSGQHLTKDIAAISKTMTIKVNLQKSSSKFLFAEVEDDFADFVFGFLMIPLGTAIGKLMNCNSSRQGLDNLYESISKMNEGYIKSQQLKNMLIQPQLAWNYISKNQIFPVCSYSRSSEMEVLTGSSIYCHSYSLQNNRGLNLTYDKTPRGRGCINETFRELILEDPRVQKGFLKGPAKFMLTDDFVLTPLSSFSTIALLNKMKVPLNDVVEHELSIGIEEGSKILQESLKPSGSLSDALLKERIQAQTNSEH; encoded by the exons ATGGCTGCTGCTACCACTGGGAACCAAACTAAAATCTCAATAAAAGTAATGGTGCACAAAAAGGATAACAGGGTGCTATTTGCTGAAGCTGATAGCAGTTTTATTGACATTCTTTTCAGCTTCATGACATTGCCCCTGGGTCTACTtgttaaaatatttgaaaaatatcaaGATGATAAATTTGAGGCTATTAGGGGCTTGAAAAACTTGTACAAGAGTGTAGTGGATCTTCCCGATCGTTACATGGTGACTGAAGAAAGTAAGTCTATGATCATTAATCCCATAAGTTTGTTGTCTGATCTCCATCAGAAGCTTGAGATCACTTTAGACGAGATAAAGCCCACTAGTTACTTCATTTGTCAAAATTGGGATTACACTACGCACTATCCGTATTTTACCACTTGTAACCTTACTAGATGCACTTACTCTTCCTGTGGGAAGCTGATGAATCAGGAAATAGAATTAGATCCGACTTCTAAGAAAAGTGTTGAGTGCCTCGATGGTAGTGTGTTTGTTTCTGATGTGGCGACTTTTTTAGTCTCGGATGATCTTCGTGTGACGCCAAATACTTCGGGCTCTACTTTTCAGTTTCTTTCTGATCTTGGGGCCACTGATGCTAGCCAATTAGAGGAGAGGACCTTTGATATTGGTCAAGAACAG GTTCTTGCTCTTTTACAAGGGGCTCTATTGTTCAAGTATCCGTTGACATATATGGTATTTTCTAACAAGCATCCTATCCGAGATTTAGCTAATCCGAAACAAGAAACTTCAGGACAGCATCTAACTAAAGACATAGCTGCAATTTCAAAAACAATGACTATAAAAGTTAACTTGCAGAAGTCATCCTCCAAATTTTTGTTTGCTGAGGTGGAGGATGATTTTGCAGACTTCGTATTTGGTTTCCTAATGATACCTTTAGGAACTGCAATTGGCAAATTGATGAATTGTAATAGCTCACGTCAAGGTTTGGACAACTTGTATGAAAGTATTTCTAAAATGAATGAAGGATACATAAAGtcacaacaactcaagaacatgcTTATTCAACCTCAATTGGCATGGAATTATATTTCAAAAAACCAGATCTTTCCTGTTTGTTCTTATTCTCGCTCATCTGAAATGGAAGTTTTGACAGGTTCTTCAATATATTGCCACAGTTATTCACTTCAAAATAATCGTGGTCTAAATTTGACGTATGATAAAACTCCTCGTGGTCGTGGTTGTATAAATGAAACCTTTCGCGAATTAATACTTGAAGATCCAAGGGTTCAAAAGGGATTTTTGAAGGGGCCTGCAAAGTTTATGTTGACAGATGATTTTGTTTTAACCCCATTGTCTTCTTTTTCTACAATTGCATTGCTTAATAAGATGAAAGTACCTTTGAACGATGTTGTAGAACATGAATTAAGCATAGGCATTGAGGAG GGTTCGAAAATTTTGCAAGAATCTTTGAAACCTTCCGGATCTTTGTCAGACGCTCTGCTCAAGGAAAGAATCCAAGCTCAAACAAATAGTGAACATTAG
- the LOC139890643 gene encoding uncharacterized protein isoform X3, whose product MTLPLGLLVKIFEKYQDDKFEAIRGLKNLYKSVVDLPDRYMVTEESKSMIINPISLLSDLHQKLEITLDEIKPTSYFICQNWDYTTHYPYFTTCNLTRCTYSSCGKLMNQEIELDPTSKKSVECLDGSVFVSDVATFLVSDDLRVTPNTSGSTFQFLSDLGATDASQLEERTFDIGQEQVLALLQGALLFKYPLTYMVFSNKHPIRDLANPKQETSGQHLTKDIAAISKTMTIKVNLQKSSSKFLFAEVEDDFADFVFGFLMIPLGTAIGKLMNCNSSRQGLDNLYESISKMNEGYIKSQQLKNMLIQPQLAWNYISKNQIFPVCSYSRSSEMEVLTGSSIYCHSYSLQNNRGLNLTYDKTPRGRGCINETFRELILEDPRVQKGFLKGPAKFMLTDDFVLTPLSSFSTIALLNKMKVPLNDVVEHELSIGIEEGSKILQESLKPSGSLSDALLKERIQAQTNSEH is encoded by the exons ATGACATTGCCCCTGGGTCTACTtgttaaaatatttgaaaaatatcaaGATGATAAATTTGAGGCTATTAGGGGCTTGAAAAACTTGTACAAGAGTGTAGTGGATCTTCCCGATCGTTACATGGTGACTGAAGAAAGTAAGTCTATGATCATTAATCCCATAAGTTTGTTGTCTGATCTCCATCAGAAGCTTGAGATCACTTTAGACGAGATAAAGCCCACTAGTTACTTCATTTGTCAAAATTGGGATTACACTACGCACTATCCGTATTTTACCACTTGTAACCTTACTAGATGCACTTACTCTTCCTGTGGGAAGCTGATGAATCAGGAAATAGAATTAGATCCGACTTCTAAGAAAAGTGTTGAGTGCCTCGATGGTAGTGTGTTTGTTTCTGATGTGGCGACTTTTTTAGTCTCGGATGATCTTCGTGTGACGCCAAATACTTCGGGCTCTACTTTTCAGTTTCTTTCTGATCTTGGGGCCACTGATGCTAGCCAATTAGAGGAGAGGACCTTTGATATTGGTCAAGAACAG GTTCTTGCTCTTTTACAAGGGGCTCTATTGTTCAAGTATCCGTTGACATATATGGTATTTTCTAACAAGCATCCTATCCGAGATTTAGCTAATCCGAAACAAGAAACTTCAGGACAGCATCTAACTAAAGACATAGCTGCAATTTCAAAAACAATGACTATAAAAGTTAACTTGCAGAAGTCATCCTCCAAATTTTTGTTTGCTGAGGTGGAGGATGATTTTGCAGACTTCGTATTTGGTTTCCTAATGATACCTTTAGGAACTGCAATTGGCAAATTGATGAATTGTAATAGCTCACGTCAAGGTTTGGACAACTTGTATGAAAGTATTTCTAAAATGAATGAAGGATACATAAAGtcacaacaactcaagaacatgcTTATTCAACCTCAATTGGCATGGAATTATATTTCAAAAAACCAGATCTTTCCTGTTTGTTCTTATTCTCGCTCATCTGAAATGGAAGTTTTGACAGGTTCTTCAATATATTGCCACAGTTATTCACTTCAAAATAATCGTGGTCTAAATTTGACGTATGATAAAACTCCTCGTGGTCGTGGTTGTATAAATGAAACCTTTCGCGAATTAATACTTGAAGATCCAAGGGTTCAAAAGGGATTTTTGAAGGGGCCTGCAAAGTTTATGTTGACAGATGATTTTGTTTTAACCCCATTGTCTTCTTTTTCTACAATTGCATTGCTTAATAAGATGAAAGTACCTTTGAACGATGTTGTAGAACATGAATTAAGCATAGGCATTGAGGAG GGTTCGAAAATTTTGCAAGAATCTTTGAAACCTTCCGGATCTTTGTCAGACGCTCTGCTCAAGGAAAGAATCCAAGCTCAAACAAATAGTGAACATTAG